A window of Paenibacillus urinalis genomic DNA:
CTCACCGTCCAGAACTATGTCTTTATCGAAGGAACTCTCCAGGAGCTCAGGATACTGTTTAAAGCATTCTGTTCGATGCCTAGTGTATAAATTGGTCCTTCCAGAAAACTGAGAATAAATAAGCCGGTGACCGTCAATCTTTGGTTCAAATATATATTTATCGTTACTGAAAGGCTGATACGCTGTTTCAAGTAACATCGGATTTATGAACATATTAACACCCAGTTCAATTATACAGTTCAGTTTGATTATTAGCCTGAGGTAAGTCCTGGCATTTCACTAATGTAAAATCCGACTTAATTTTGTCTACTGTCTAAGTTGGTCGTTATTCCTCCTTTTAAAATTCAACTCCGATGCTACGCAGGTACTCAACATAACAAATCATTTGAACAATTTCACATACGCCCCTTCTTAAGCCACAAAAAAGAAAGCACCTTGAAAAATAGCAATTCAGCCATTTAACAGTTGCTTCCTGTTTTCGCTCTATTGAATTGAAAACAATTTCTAAGCGGATATTCGTCTGGAAAAATGAAGAGTTTACTGTGCATACTCCAGATTTTTTACAGCATGTTATTCTCCGTTAGCCACCCATGCCCCTTTCGGGGCACCACAGAATAATGAAAATTTTTGGGATACGTTTTATACTATTCTTACGGCTGGCGAGGGAGGTCGATAAACTATGGTGTCCTGAACCCTTCCGTTAGTCTGACCCCAGCGACCTCGGTGCACCACGGAATGTCGCTCCTTTTTAGGAAGCACGCAGGGTAGATTAACCCTTTTTGGTTGTTGCACCAGCCCCCAATTTCACTTTGCCGTAGAAAGGTGATTATCATGGATGTTCTCATTGAACGAGCATGCGGTTTGGATGTTCACAAGAAGAACATTACTGCATGCATTATTACACCTGAAGGAAAGGAGATTAAAACCTTCCGTACTCACACAGTCTTTATCTTGGAACTCATCGATTGGATTAAGGATCATCGCTGCACTCATGTGGCCATGGAGAGCACCGGTGTGTTTTGGAAACCCATCGTGAACCTGCTGGAAGCCGAAGATATCGAATTCCTAGTCGTCAACGCACAGCACATAAAAGCAGTTCCCGGACGGAAAACCGACGTGAAAGATGCAGAATGGATTTGCTATCTACTTCGACATGGTCTGCTAAAACCTAGCTATATTCCCGATCGCAACCAACGTGAAATGAGAGAGCTTGTTCGCTATCGCCGGAGTCTGATTCAAGAACGTTCTCGTGAACATAACCGTGTTCAAAAAGTTTTGGAAGGCGCCAATATTAAGCTCGCTTCTGTCGTATCAGACATTATGGGGCTCTCAAGCCGGGACATGCTTGAGGCCATGGTCCATGGTGAAACCGATCCGGAAACACTGGCTGGCTTTGCACGCAGATCCATGAAGAGAAAGAAAGAAGAACTCGAGCTCGCGCTGAAAGGCAACATGAGTTCACATCAACGGATGATGTTAAAAACCATGCTTACCCATATCGACTTCCTGAACGAACAAATCATCGAGCTGGATATGGAGGTAGCCAAACGGCTCGCCCCTTTCCAAAAAGACCTGGATCGACTGGATAGCATTCCGGGAATCGCAGCCCGAACGGCAGAACAAATCCTCGCCGAGATTGGCACGGACATTGCTTCTCGTTTCCCGAGTTCAGCCCATTTATGCTCATGGGTTGGTCTTGTTCCAGGTCACAATGAAAGTGCAGGCAAACGCAAGTCCTCCAAAACACGTAAAGGCAACAAATATCTCCGATCCGCACTCA
This region includes:
- a CDS encoding IS110 family transposase gives rise to the protein MDVLIERACGLDVHKKNITACIITPEGKEIKTFRTHTVFILELIDWIKDHRCTHVAMESTGVFWKPIVNLLEAEDIEFLVVNAQHIKAVPGRKTDVKDAEWICYLLRHGLLKPSYIPDRNQREMRELVRYRRSLIQERSREHNRVQKVLEGANIKLASVVSDIMGLSSRDMLEAMVHGETDPETLAGFARRSMKRKKEELELALKGNMSSHQRMMLKTMLTHIDFLNEQIIELDMEVAKRLAPFQKDLDRLDSIPGIAARTAEQILAEIGTDIASRFPSSAHLCSWVGLVPGHNESAGKRKSSKTRKGNKYLRSALIEASHSIRGSDNYLGAQYRRIAARKGRHRAAVAVAHSIMTIAYHLLTRQEDYKDLGSDYFEKRHQDAIVKQTVRKLENLGFTVTLATSEVS